A single genomic interval of Hydractinia symbiolongicarpus strain clone_291-10 chromosome 8, HSymV2.1, whole genome shotgun sequence harbors:
- the LOC130653766 gene encoding achaete-scute homolog 1a-like produces MQLLYSKPIMNVNFINGPMLVNNSQLFAKYEHVGYSLPMMSPRMHLPMDAKPRKRRTNHSLVATMDPVAVARRNERERNRVKQVNDGFDSLRKKVPFLPDKKKLSKVEILRYAMMYIRDLKSIVEEYDQNNVNKRKNSESSNLSEEGSIEDRNELPSSS; encoded by the coding sequence ATGCAGCTCCTCTATTCGAAACCAATCATGAACGTAAATTTTATCAACGGTCCAATGCTCGTCAACAATTCACAACTCTTTGCTAAGTACGAACATGTTGGTTACTCTCTACCAATGATGTCTCCACGAATGCATTTACCTATGGACGCCAAACCACGTAAGCGAAGAACAAATCACAGTCTTGTTGCTACAATGGATCCAGTTGCTGTTGCCAGACGTAACGAAAGGGAACGAAATCGCGTAAAACAAGTGAATGATGGGTTTGATTCTCTGCGTAAAAAGGTCCCGTTTCTACCGGACAAAAAAAAGCTGTCCAAAGTGGAAATTCTACGTTATGCTATGATGTACATTCGAGATTTGAAAAGCATAGTGGAAGAATACGACCAGAATAatgttaataaaagaaaaaattccgaGTCTTCAAATTTAAGTGAAGAGGGCTCGATTGAAGATCGAAATGAGTTACCTTCCTCAAGTtga